A window of the Brassica napus cultivar Da-Ae chromosome C5, Da-Ae, whole genome shotgun sequence genome harbors these coding sequences:
- the LOC125587973 gene encoding DNA excision repair protein ERCC-1-like has product MANEDDDGEKSRGTPQQIGNKPKTQIVIGVPSYQEVVESSQTKSTPPSLFKPSQTFSQAFAFVKSSDVYSAPPPLTSSSGASHVPSTSQTPQTDVASSSTPVATGSLSSNTTQPRNAILVSNRQKGNPLLKHIRNVKWVFSEIIPDYLLGQSTCALYLSLRYHLLHPDYLYFRIRELQKNFKLRVVLCHVDVEDSVKPLLEVTKTALLHDCTLLCAWSLTECARYLETIKVYENKPADLIQGQMDTDYLSRLNHSLTSIRHVNKSDVVTLGSTFGSLAHIMDASMEDLARCPGIGERKVKRLYDTFHEPFKRAASSYPSVIEPTAPETEVQKDVNSEEPAEADEDFVEGSRKRKKMEPEKSVKTALSTVFARYSDKLCKKKEKGTRTDSDAETHQD; this is encoded by the exons ATGGCGAACGAAGACGACGATGGAGAGAAATCACGAGGCACGCCACAACAGATTGGtaacaaacccaaaacccagATCGTAATTGGTGTTCCTTCGTACCAGGAAGTGGTGGAAAGCTCACAGACTAAGTCCACGCCACCATCTCTCTTCAAGCCTTCCCAGACTTTCTCTCAAGCATTCGCTTTCGTCAAATCCTCCGACGTCTACTCTGCTCCTCCTCCTCTGACTTCTTCTTCCGGCGCTTCTCATGTGCCCAGTACAAG CCAAACTCCTCAAACCGATGTAGCTTCATCTTCAACTCCTGTAGCTACTGGCTCTCTATCTTCGAACACTACTCAACCACGTAACGCAATTCTCGTTAGCAATAGACAG AAAGGAAACCCGCTTCTTAAACATATCaggaacgtgaaatgggtttTCTCAGAAATCATCCCTGACTACTTACTTGGTCAATCCACTTGCGCTCTGTATCTAAG CTTGCGGTATCATCTACTGCACCCGGATTATCTCTACTTCCGCATAAGGGAGCTACAGAAGAACTTCAAACTCCGTGTTGTTCTTTGCCATGTCGACGTT GAAGATTCTGTGAAACCGTTGCTTGAAGTCACCAAAACCGCTCTTCTCCATGACTGCACCCTATTGTGCGCCTGGAG CTTGACGGAATGTGCTCGTTACTTGGAGACGATCAAAGTCTATGAAAACAAACCTGCGGATCTCATCCAAGGACAGATGGATACAGACTATCTCTCACGT CTAAACCATTCTCTTACAAGCATCAGACATGTGAACAAGAGCGATGTAGTCACGCTTGGTTCTACATTTGGG TCTCTTGCTCATATAATGGATGCATCCATGGAAGATCTAGCTCGTTGTCCTGGTATAGGCGAACGCAAG GTGAAGCGGTTGTACGATACGTTCCACGAACCTTTCAAGCGTGCAGCTTCGAGCTACCCGTCTGTTATAGAACCGACAGCTCCGGAGACTGAAGTTCAGAAGGATGTGAACTCAGAGGAACCTGCTGAGGCAGATGAGGATTTTGTGGAGGGCTCGAGGAAACGCAAGAAGATGGAGCCTGAGAAAAGTGTGAAGACTGCGCTCTCGACTGTTTTCGCTAGATACTCTGATAAGCTCTGCAAGAAAAAGGAGAAAGGTACAAGAACAGACTCAGATGCTGAAACCCACCAAGATTAA
- the LOC125587974 gene encoding E3 ubiquitin-protein ligase ATL6-like, which translates to MRRSDHAFPLIFLCILSAAELVAGQGQPDQRNEVYSYGKISPAMAVIVVILIAALFFMGFFSIYFRHYSALPDAAVSPAGGARLRGVFNAAVARGLDVSVVESFPTFVYSEVKTQKLGKGELECAICLNEFEDDETLRLVPKCDHVFHPHCIGAWLEAHVTCPVCRANLAEQVDKDESVEPDVELQQVVVSPEPVVIAPVQEQSVTSEIDSRRLPGVPVDLKRAKFSRSHTTGHSVVQPGECTERFTLRLPEDARKRMMANWKLNRSNSLLVLPRGGSSRRVKPIDRSRAWSDRWLYRKTSSFLWRSRDDGSIKLGGTGSVRPNAVPNSTGDSVRSDRWAILRNASFLWRNSSVQGRKDKEGTSVKPPGTGGSTSGSERLPV; encoded by the coding sequence ATGAGAAGATCTGATCACGCTTTCCCGCttatttttttgtgtatattatCAGCGGCGGAGCTAGTAGCGGGTCAAGGACAGCCCGACCAGAGAAATGAAGTGTATAGCTACGGCAAGATAAGTCCAGCCATGGCAGTGATCGTCGTGATCCTCATCGCTGCTCTCTTCTTCATGGGCTTCTTCTCCATCTACTTCCGCCACTACTCCGCCCTACCCGACGCCGCCGTTTCCCCCGCCGGTGGAGCTAGACTCAGAGGAGTCTTCAACGCGGCGGTGGCACGTGGGCTCGACGTCTCCGTGGTGGAGTCTTTCCCGACGTTCGTGTACTCGGAGGTGAAGACGCAGAAGCTCGGCAAAGGGGAGTTGGAGTGCGCTATTTGTCTGAACGAGTTCGAAGACGACGAAACGCTGCGTTTGGTTCCCAAATGCGATCACGTGTTTCATCCTCACTGCATCGGCGCGTGGCTTGAGGCTCACGTGACTTGTCCTGTCTGCAGAGCGAATCTCGCCGAGCAAGTGGATAAAGACGAATCGGTCGAACCGGATGTTGAGTTACAGCAGGTGGTGGTGAGTCCCGAACCGGTGGTTATTGCTCCGGTACAGGAACAATCGGTTACGAGTGAGATTGATTCGAGGAGATTGCCTGGAGTACCGGTGGATCTTAAACGAGCCAAGTTCTCGAGATCGCATACGACGGGACATTCGGTGGTTCAACCGGGAGAGTGTACCGAACGGTTTACTCTCCGGTTACCGGAAGATGCGAGGAAGAGGATGATGGCGAATTGGAAGCTAAACCGGTCGAATAGTCTTCTTGTTCTTCCTAGGGGAGGGAGTTCGAGGAGAGTTAAACCGATCGACCGGTCAAGGGCTTGGTCTGATCGATGGTTATACCGTAAAACGTCGTCGTTTCTGTGGAGGAGTCGAGATGATGGTTCGATTAAGCTAGGTGGAACCGGCAGCGTTCGACCCAATGCTGTACCGAATTCAACCGGTGATTCGGTACGATCAGACCGGTGGGCTATTCTTAGAAACGCGTCGTTTTTATGGAGGAACTCCTCGGTACAGGGAAGGAAGGACAAGGAAGGAACTTCGGTTAAACCCCCCGGTACAGGTGGCTCAACTAGCGGTTCGGAGAGATTACCGGTTTAG